Proteins from one Lacrimispora sphenoides genomic window:
- a CDS encoding LysM peptidoglycan-binding domain-containing protein, with protein sequence MVIHVVQPGETIYTISEYYEIPVDRLILENGITNPEDLAIGQTIVVVQPETLYTVQVGDTLESIAEQHGTTPMELLRNNPYLSDREYLYAGETIVISYQTNKTRSVGTIGYTFPYIDRSVLIKTLPYLTYLTIFNYRTTSEGEIISSADDTEIIQLAKTYGAAPMMFISTMTEEGIIRREVTYNILNNSSVQDRFINNALYILKTKGFYGINIYAENVTNDNINSIAEYLKRASAIFHSEGYKVLITITPATNVDTPSVAFERLDYSRLSEFVDGIIFSSYDWARSYSYPNAIFPVNILRELIDYVVSIIPPEKIFLGVTALGYDWTLPYVPGATEAIIISNDRAVQIAAENNIPIQFNEAAQSSYFYYMDIDGILHVVWFKDARSFDARAELVAEYNLQGLSIWTIMRFITQLWLIINTKYYIERLMGID encoded by the coding sequence ATGGTCATACATGTTGTCCAGCCAGGTGAAACAATCTATACAATATCAGAGTATTACGAAATCCCTGTTGACAGATTAATATTGGAAAACGGAATTACAAATCCTGAAGATTTAGCAATAGGCCAGACTATTGTGGTTGTTCAGCCTGAAACACTTTATACCGTCCAGGTCGGTGATACCTTAGAGAGTATCGCGGAGCAGCATGGTACTACGCCAATGGAATTATTAAGAAATAACCCCTATCTTTCCGATAGAGAATATTTGTACGCTGGTGAAACGATTGTTATAAGTTATCAGACGAATAAAACAAGATCAGTTGGTACTATAGGTTATACATTTCCTTATATAGATAGATCTGTTTTAATAAAGACACTCCCCTATTTAACATATCTGACTATTTTCAATTATAGGACTACAAGTGAAGGCGAAATTATCTCCAGTGCTGATGATACTGAAATTATCCAGCTAGCTAAAACATATGGTGCTGCGCCCATGATGTTTATTTCCACTATGACTGAAGAGGGAATCATTAGACGTGAAGTAACCTATAATATTTTAAATAATTCTTCTGTGCAGGATCGTTTTATTAATAATGCTCTTTACATACTAAAAACAAAAGGTTTTTATGGTATAAATATATATGCCGAAAACGTAACCAATGACAATATAAATAGCATTGCAGAATATTTAAAAAGAGCCTCTGCGATATTTCATTCAGAGGGTTATAAGGTACTGATTACCATAACACCAGCTACGAATGTAGATACCCCCAGCGTCGCTTTTGAAAGATTAGACTATTCAAGATTATCTGAATTTGTAGATGGAATCATATTTTCCTCTTATGACTGGGCAAGGTCTTACAGCTATCCAAACGCAATTTTTCCGGTTAATATCTTACGAGAATTGATAGATTATGTGGTTAGTATTATTCCCCCTGAAAAAATTTTTCTTGGAGTTACTGCTCTAGGCTATGATTGGACACTTCCATATGTCCCCGGTGCCACAGAAGCTATAATAATATCTAATGATAGAGCGGTACAAATTGCAGCGGAAAATAATATACCAATACAATTTAATGAAGCGGCACAGTCATCCTACTTCTATTATATGGATATCGATGGGATTTTACATGTCGTATGGTTTAAAGATGCAAGAAGCTTTGATGCACGAGCAGAGTTAGTAGCAGAATATAATCTCCAAGGTTTATCAATTTGGACTATTATGAGATTCATCACCCAATTGTGGCTTATTATCAATACTAAATACTACATAGAGAGGCTTATGGGTATTGACTAA